The proteins below come from a single Balneolaceae bacterium genomic window:
- a CDS encoding RNA polymerase sigma factor: MLSQIIDGCRRRDRKNQKELYQMFYAYGMSITMRYADSRDKAAAVLNDAFMKVFENIKKYDRHRPFKPWLRKIIVNTAINHFHANKKYENWEGLEESGADMGREETIISGLTYDEIIEMVQKLSPAYRTVFNLYVIDGFKHKEIAELLGISVGTSKSNLHKAKKNLRAMLEKNLM; this comes from the coding sequence TTGCTGAGCCAAATCATTGACGGTTGCCGCAGAAGGGACCGAAAAAATCAAAAAGAGCTGTACCAGATGTTTTATGCTTACGGGATGAGCATTACGATGCGGTATGCTGATTCCCGGGACAAGGCTGCGGCCGTTTTGAATGATGCGTTTATGAAAGTGTTCGAAAACATCAAGAAGTACGACCGGCACCGGCCGTTCAAACCGTGGCTGCGTAAGATTATTGTGAATACGGCGATCAACCATTTCCATGCCAATAAAAAGTACGAGAACTGGGAAGGGCTTGAGGAAAGTGGTGCTGATATGGGCCGAGAGGAAACTATTATCAGCGGCCTGACTTATGATGAAATTATTGAAATGGTTCAGAAACTCAGCCCGGCTTACAGAACAGTTTTTAATCTCTATGTGATTGACGGATTTAAACATAAGGAGATTGCTGAGTTGCTGGGAATCTCGGTGGGAACGTCGAAATCGAACCTGCATAAGGCAAAAAAGAATCTCAGGGCTATGCTGGAAAAAAACCTAATGTAA